The following are from one region of the Desmospora profundinema genome:
- a CDS encoding cation:proton antiporter gives MLFIAKLLIIILSTKLAGDLSVRLGQPSVVGKLIVGILIGPALLGWIDNSNLIETLAEIGVLLLMFIAGLETDIKELNRTRNSSLAVGAGGIILPLFGGYFAGLAFGLDAQQSLFIGLLLSATSVSITVQTLRDLGRLGTRESTTILGAAVVDDVLVVILLAFMISFADPAAPAVTMVILKKVLFFGAIGLLGWKVVPWVMKKLVPLRVSESLISAAIIICFFFAWLAEVTGVAGIIGAFAAGVALSTTKYKHDVEHKVEPIAYAIFVPVFFVSIGLNVSFEGIADQIWLIVVMTVIAVFTKLVGSGVGARLTGFDKQGSLGIGAGMVSRGEVALIIATTGLSAGLLDQQYFTSMVLVIILTTLIAPVLLKRIFGDNPQAKKEEAASS, from the coding sequence ATGCTCTTTATAGCGAAGCTTCTGATTATCATCCTCAGCACGAAGTTGGCCGGGGACCTCAGTGTGAGGCTAGGGCAACCTTCCGTTGTGGGTAAGCTGATCGTCGGGATTCTGATCGGTCCCGCCTTGCTGGGGTGGATTGATAACTCCAACTTGATTGAGACGTTGGCCGAGATCGGGGTGCTCCTCTTGATGTTCATCGCCGGTTTGGAGACAGACATCAAAGAACTGAACCGAACCCGTAATTCTTCCTTGGCCGTAGGGGCAGGGGGTATCATCCTGCCGCTGTTTGGCGGTTATTTCGCTGGTTTGGCGTTTGGTTTGGACGCCCAGCAGTCCCTGTTTATCGGTCTGCTTTTGTCTGCCACTTCTGTCAGCATCACGGTCCAAACCTTAAGGGATCTGGGGCGCTTGGGCACTCGTGAAAGCACCACGATTCTCGGTGCGGCTGTGGTGGATGATGTGCTCGTCGTGATCCTGTTGGCATTTATGATCAGTTTCGCAGATCCGGCTGCACCTGCGGTTACGATGGTAATCCTGAAAAAAGTACTCTTTTTCGGGGCTATCGGGCTTCTGGGTTGGAAAGTGGTGCCCTGGGTGATGAAGAAACTGGTTCCGCTCCGGGTTAGCGAATCGCTTATCAGCGCGGCTATCATCATTTGTTTCTTCTTCGCCTGGCTGGCCGAAGTGACGGGCGTGGCCGGCATTATCGGCGCCTTTGCCGCCGGTGTGGCTCTCTCCACCACCAAATACAAACACGATGTGGAACATAAAGTGGAGCCGATCGCATACGCCATCTTTGTTCCCGTGTTTTTTGTCAGTATCGGTTTGAACGTTTCCTTTGAGGGAATCGCAGACCAGATCTGGTTGATTGTTGTGATGACGGTGATCGCTGTCTTTACCAAATTGGTGGGTAGCGGCGTGGGAGCGCGTCTGACCGGATTTGATAAACAAGGTTCCCTCGGAATCGGGGCTGGCATGGTATCCCGTGGTGAAGTGGCGCTAATCATCGCCACCACGGGGCTCTCTGCGGGACTTTTGGATCAACAGTACTTCACATCCATGGTACTGGTGATCATTCTGACTACCTTGATCGCTCCGGTTTTGCTGAAGCGCATTTTTGGAGACAACCCACAAGCGAAGAAAGAAGAAGCTGCTTCTTCTTAA
- a CDS encoding class I SAM-dependent methyltransferase: protein MSQPDAYNPFADVYHRHWGNFADQILPIIEASVLQRLPPGSPILDLCCGTGGLAKKLTEDGWDVTGVDGSASMLEIARREAPRARFQQADAQDFHYESCFAAVFSTYDSLNHILEWNGVRKTFSNVRRALTPGGWFFFDLNMRKGYQNRWKGQFHIVKDDHAVMVSSRYDDERRIAFMDFTLFTREQDHWHRSDFTLTQRCYEEEQVIGALREAGFSDIEVHDTSRFDWNQIGRSIFIARSHP, encoded by the coding sequence ATGAGTCAACCCGACGCTTATAATCCTTTTGCCGACGTCTACCACCGGCATTGGGGGAATTTTGCCGATCAAATCCTGCCGATCATCGAAGCGTCGGTCCTGCAGCGATTGCCCCCCGGTTCCCCCATCTTGGATCTGTGTTGCGGTACGGGAGGATTGGCCAAGAAACTGACCGAAGACGGATGGGATGTCACCGGTGTAGACGGATCCGCTTCCATGTTGGAAATCGCCCGCCGGGAAGCGCCCCGTGCCCGTTTTCAACAAGCCGACGCGCAGGATTTTCACTATGAATCGTGTTTCGCCGCGGTATTCTCCACCTACGACAGCCTAAACCACATCCTGGAATGGAACGGAGTGAGGAAAACCTTCTCCAATGTTCGTCGCGCCTTGACTCCGGGGGGATGGTTCTTTTTCGACCTTAACATGCGAAAAGGCTATCAAAATCGGTGGAAGGGACAATTTCACATCGTCAAAGATGATCATGCGGTCATGGTCTCATCCCGATATGACGACGAAAGACGAATCGCTTTCATGGATTTCACCCTGTTTACACGGGAACAGGATCATTGGCATCGTTCCGATTTTACGTTGACTCAACGTTGCTATGAGGAAGAGCAGGTGATCGGTGCATTGCGAGAGGCGGGATTTTCCGATATCGAAGTGCACGATACCAGCCGCTTCGACTGGAACCAGATCGGCCGCTCCATCTTTATCGCACGCTCCCATCCATGA
- a CDS encoding glycerophosphodiester phosphodiesterase, whose product MPGIQKLFAGVMGVLLFGGILIPHGSEVDAANRPSPFLNIAHRGASGHAPENTFAAFDKAVKMKADFFELDVQRSKDGHLVVIHDITVDRTTNGTGRIADLTLKELKRLDAGSWFGSAFAGERIPTLKEVLDRYGGKGIGILIELKNPERYPGMEAEVALLLAQKNLDKRTSKIIVQSFNHDVMKNYHRLQPTVPAGVLVRYTPEGISDEALREFSAYADYVNPNLRLVNHDLVQRVHQNGMRITPYTIKTKNEAQRMIAAGVDGIITDYPELVTLR is encoded by the coding sequence ATGCCAGGGATCCAAAAGCTGTTCGCAGGGGTGATGGGAGTCCTCTTATTCGGTGGAATTCTGATTCCCCACGGATCTGAGGTGGATGCGGCAAACCGGCCCTCCCCCTTTTTAAACATCGCCCACCGGGGAGCATCCGGCCATGCGCCGGAAAATACCTTTGCCGCCTTTGACAAGGCCGTGAAAATGAAAGCCGACTTCTTTGAACTGGATGTCCAACGCAGCAAAGACGGCCACCTTGTCGTCATCCATGACATCACGGTAGATCGGACCACGAACGGGACGGGACGCATCGCTGACCTCACCCTGAAAGAACTGAAACGGCTGGATGCAGGCAGCTGGTTTGGCAGCGCCTTTGCCGGAGAACGGATCCCCACCCTGAAAGAAGTATTGGATCGATATGGCGGTAAAGGCATCGGTATTCTAATCGAATTGAAAAACCCGGAACGCTATCCGGGGATGGAAGCGGAAGTGGCCTTGCTGCTGGCGCAAAAAAATCTGGACAAACGGACCAGCAAAATCATTGTTCAATCGTTTAATCACGATGTGATGAAAAATTACCACCGCTTGCAACCGACAGTCCCAGCCGGGGTCTTGGTGCGATATACCCCCGAGGGAATTTCCGATGAAGCACTGCGGGAGTTTTCCGCCTACGCCGACTATGTTAATCCCAACCTTCGCTTAGTCAATCACGACTTAGTACAACGGGTCCATCAAAACGGCATGAGGATCACCCCTTACACCATCAAAACAAAAAATGAAGCCCAACGGATGATTGCAGCCGGCGTCGATGGCATCATCACGGACTATCCCGAACTGGTTACTCTACGGTAA
- a CDS encoding coproporphyrinogen III oxidase — MKRLQVSGVSPAFHRDIELIAGLFYPGVKVTEDREEMDASVHFTVEETEWVNVSVTLAVPSREQAWHGSHRREHVSAVLDERTRRKRVKPVVNHALLQVLEEATGVRQPWGILTGVRPTKLMHNLLLEGKSVLEARNVLERDYRLAPHKLDLLEEIMNRQITVLPDLYQLDREVSLYVGIPFCPTKCAYCTFPAYAIRGRNGSVEEFLEGLHKEIEATGKWLKKRGLPVTTIYFGGGTPTSITAAQLEALFERMKACIPGFDQVRELTVEAGRPDTLEQEKLDLLKRWKVDRISINPQSFKEETLKLIGRHHTVKETVEKFALARKMGLNNINMDLIIGLPGEGLETFRQSLRVMESLHPESLTVHTLSFKRGSHMTRNPEKYPVADGEEIASMVAEAREWTGEQGYVPYYLYRQKNILGNQENVGYALPGEESLYNIIIMEERQTIIGLGCGAVSKIISPGSGRIRRWPNPKEPQAYIDTYREQIGQKLAALDQAYGYPVESKG; from the coding sequence ATGAAGCGATTGCAGGTATCCGGGGTTTCCCCGGCTTTTCATCGTGATATCGAACTGATTGCCGGATTGTTTTATCCGGGTGTGAAAGTGACGGAAGATCGGGAAGAAATGGATGCTTCCGTTCATTTTACAGTGGAAGAGACGGAATGGGTGAACGTGTCCGTCACCCTGGCCGTTCCTTCCCGAGAGCAGGCCTGGCACGGTTCCCATCGACGGGAGCATGTGTCGGCGGTGCTGGATGAACGGACCCGGCGCAAACGGGTGAAACCAGTGGTGAATCACGCGTTGCTGCAAGTGCTGGAAGAGGCGACCGGAGTCCGTCAGCCCTGGGGAATTCTGACGGGGGTTCGTCCTACCAAGCTGATGCACAACCTTCTGCTGGAAGGAAAATCGGTTTTAGAAGCACGGAATGTTTTGGAACGGGATTACCGTTTGGCTCCCCACAAACTGGATCTGTTAGAGGAGATTATGAATCGGCAAATCACGGTGTTACCCGATCTGTATCAGCTGGACCGGGAAGTGAGTCTCTATGTCGGCATCCCATTTTGTCCGACCAAGTGTGCATACTGTACATTTCCCGCTTATGCCATCCGCGGGAGAAACGGATCCGTGGAAGAGTTTCTGGAAGGCCTTCATAAGGAGATCGAAGCGACGGGGAAGTGGTTAAAAAAGCGGGGATTGCCTGTCACTACTATTTATTTTGGCGGCGGGACTCCCACTTCGATAACCGCTGCGCAGTTGGAAGCGTTATTTGAACGGATGAAAGCCTGTATTCCCGGCTTTGACCAGGTGCGGGAATTGACGGTGGAGGCCGGTCGTCCCGACACCTTGGAACAGGAGAAACTGGATCTGTTGAAACGGTGGAAGGTGGATCGGATCAGCATCAATCCCCAGAGCTTTAAAGAAGAAACCTTGAAATTAATCGGTCGGCATCATACGGTGAAGGAGACCGTGGAGAAGTTTGCGCTTGCCCGCAAGATGGGCCTCAATAACATCAACATGGATTTGATTATCGGATTGCCTGGGGAAGGGCTGGAGACTTTTCGCCAATCCTTGCGGGTAATGGAATCGCTCCATCCCGAATCTCTGACTGTTCATACGCTCTCCTTTAAGCGCGGCTCCCATATGACCCGCAATCCGGAAAAATATCCGGTGGCTGATGGAGAAGAGATTGCCAGCATGGTGGCGGAGGCCCGGGAATGGACCGGAGAACAGGGATATGTCCCCTATTATCTGTACCGGCAGAAAAACATTCTCGGCAACCAGGAAAATGTCGGCTACGCGCTTCCCGGTGAAGAAAGTCTCTACAATATTATCATCATGGAAGAAAGACAGACGATTATCGGTCTGGGGTGTGGCGCGGTGAGCAAGATTATCTCTCCCGGCAGCGGCCGGATCCGTCGCTGGCCCAACCCTAAAGAACCCCAGGCTTATATCGATACGTATCGGGAGCAGATCGGACAGAAGCTGGCCGCTTTAGACCAAGCGTACGGCTATCCGGTGGAGAGCAAGGGATAA
- the hisS gene encoding histidine--tRNA ligase, whose amino-acid sequence MNFRVPRGTVDLMPGEVEKWQFVEEKAREWCRRYHFFEVRTPLFEQTELFRRGVGETTDIVEKEMYTFEDRGGRSLTLRPEGTAGVVRSFVEKKVYGDPQPTKWYYIGPMYRYERPQAGRQRQFHQFGVEVFGTKEPLLDAEVIDLGYQFYRSLGLKGIRVELNSVGCPDCRPVHREQLVAFLSPRREELCKDCQSRLDRNPMRILDCKNETCQAITEQAPRMVDHLCEDCSPHFEAVKEGLDALRVPYVLNTRLVRGLDYYTQTAFEYIVDGVSGSIGGGGRYNGLVQEVGGPDMPGIGFGLGLERVMLALEHQGVELPLSNEVDCFLVTLGDEAQKRSLSLLQELRQGDCSAERDVQGRKMKAQMKAADRMNARLVAILGEEELLNNQIVVKELATGNQETIQLDKLVEYVRDKRNHG is encoded by the coding sequence ATGAACTTTCGCGTACCACGAGGCACCGTCGATTTAATGCCCGGCGAAGTGGAGAAGTGGCAGTTTGTCGAGGAAAAAGCACGGGAATGGTGTCGACGCTACCATTTTTTCGAGGTGCGGACGCCGTTGTTTGAACAGACGGAACTGTTTCGACGCGGTGTGGGGGAGACCACGGACATCGTCGAAAAAGAGATGTACACCTTTGAAGACCGGGGAGGCCGAAGCTTGACGCTTCGTCCGGAAGGGACGGCCGGTGTGGTCCGCTCCTTTGTGGAAAAAAAGGTGTATGGCGATCCCCAGCCCACCAAATGGTATTATATCGGTCCCATGTATCGGTACGAACGGCCCCAGGCGGGCCGACAACGGCAATTTCACCAGTTTGGCGTGGAAGTATTCGGAACAAAGGAGCCTTTGCTGGATGCGGAAGTGATCGACCTCGGCTATCAGTTTTACCGCTCGCTGGGTCTGAAAGGGATCCGGGTGGAGCTGAACAGCGTCGGTTGCCCGGATTGCCGTCCGGTGCACCGGGAACAGCTGGTTGCGTTCCTTTCGCCTCGTCGAGAGGAACTGTGCAAGGATTGCCAGTCCCGCTTGGACCGCAATCCCATGCGAATCCTGGATTGTAAAAATGAAACCTGTCAGGCGATCACGGAGCAGGCCCCACGGATGGTGGACCATCTCTGTGAGGATTGTTCCCCCCACTTTGAAGCGGTCAAAGAGGGGCTGGACGCGCTCCGGGTCCCCTATGTCCTCAACACCCGCTTGGTCCGCGGACTGGATTATTACACGCAAACCGCGTTTGAATATATCGTGGACGGAGTGTCCGGATCCATCGGTGGCGGCGGTCGTTACAACGGTCTCGTCCAGGAGGTGGGGGGACCGGATATGCCGGGGATCGGATTTGGGCTCGGCTTGGAACGGGTGATGCTCGCCTTGGAACACCAAGGGGTGGAACTGCCGCTCTCCAACGAAGTGGATTGCTTCCTCGTCACCCTGGGTGACGAGGCGCAAAAACGGTCGCTTTCCCTGCTGCAGGAGCTGCGTCAGGGGGACTGCTCAGCGGAACGTGATGTTCAAGGGCGGAAAATGAAAGCGCAGATGAAAGCGGCAGACCGGATGAATGCCCGCTTGGTGGCCATCCTGGGCGAAGAAGAGCTTTTGAACAATCAGATTGTCGTCAAGGAGTTGGCTACAGGGAATCAGGAAACGATCCAGCTAGATAAACTGGTAGAATATGTGCGCGATAAACGGAATCACGGATGA